The following are from one region of the Pseudomonas putida genome:
- the yrfG gene encoding GMP/IMP nucleotidase → MPVLPWSAIDTVLLDMDGTLLDLHYDNRFWLDHLPQRYAELHGVSRAMAEMELQPLFERNAGTLNWYCLDFWSRELRLPIRELKQEIADLIALRPDADTFLAAIRDAGKRVVMITNAHRDSLSLKLERVELAPYFERLISSHDYGYPKESPQFWDALQADIGFEPERSLFIDDTLAILRSARRFGVGHLLAVRQPDSQAGPRNTEEFAAVEDYRELLVGL, encoded by the coding sequence ATGCCTGTTCTTCCCTGGTCTGCCATCGATACCGTCCTGCTGGACATGGACGGCACCCTGCTTGACCTGCATTACGACAACCGCTTCTGGCTGGACCACCTGCCCCAGCGCTATGCCGAGCTGCACGGAGTGAGCCGGGCCATGGCGGAAATGGAGCTGCAGCCGCTGTTCGAACGCAATGCCGGCACGCTGAACTGGTATTGCCTGGACTTCTGGAGCCGCGAATTGCGGCTGCCTATACGCGAGCTGAAACAGGAAATCGCCGACCTGATCGCCCTGCGCCCGGATGCCGATACTTTCCTGGCAGCGATCCGCGACGCGGGCAAGCGCGTGGTGATGATCACCAATGCGCACCGGGATTCGCTGTCGCTGAAGCTGGAACGGGTAGAGCTGGCGCCGTATTTCGAACGGCTGATCAGCTCGCATGATTATGGCTACCCGAAGGAAAGCCCGCAGTTCTGGGATGCATTGCAGGCGGATATCGGCTTCGAGCCAGAGCGCAGCCTGTTCATCGATGACACCCTGGCGATTCTGCGCAGTGCGCGGCGGTTTGGCGTGGGGCATCTGCTGGCAGTGCGCCAGCCGGATAGCCAGGCAGGGCCGCGGAATACCGAGGAGTTTGCGGCGGTCGAGGATTACCGGGAGCTATTGGTAGGCCTGTAA
- the cysQ gene encoding 3'(2'),5'-bisphosphate nucleotidase CysQ: protein MNDLQLMHEVVRLALSAGEAILPFWRADVAVTNKADDSPVTAADLAAHRVIADGLQALAPQIPVLSEEDCNIPLAERKGWSRWWLVDPLDGTKEFIAGSEEFTVNIALVENGEVVFGVVSMPTNGRCYFGGRGLGAWRAEAGETARPIQVRNAPPTGGRFTVVASRRHSSPEQEALLAGLGAAVGELELANIGSSLKFCLLAEGSADCYPRLAPTSQWDTAGAQGVVEGAGGEVIGLDGLPFRYPARESLLNPHFLALPAKAAWREAFLSLI from the coding sequence ATGAACGACCTGCAACTGATGCACGAAGTGGTCAGGCTGGCCCTTTCGGCGGGTGAGGCGATATTGCCGTTCTGGCGTGCCGATGTGGCCGTGACCAACAAGGCCGACGATTCGCCGGTCACCGCCGCCGATCTGGCGGCACACCGGGTGATTGCCGATGGCCTTCAGGCGCTGGCGCCGCAGATCCCGGTGCTGTCCGAAGAGGACTGCAACATTCCGCTGGCCGAGCGTAAGGGCTGGAGCCGCTGGTGGCTGGTCGACCCGCTGGACGGCACCAAGGAATTCATTGCCGGCAGCGAGGAGTTCACGGTCAACATCGCTCTGGTCGAAAACGGCGAGGTGGTGTTTGGCGTGGTATCCATGCCGACCAACGGGCGCTGCTACTTCGGTGGTCGCGGTTTGGGCGCCTGGCGTGCGGAAGCGGGTGAGACTGCCCGGCCGATCCAGGTACGCAATGCGCCGCCGACGGGTGGGCGTTTCACCGTGGTTGCCAGCCGTCGCCATTCCAGCCCGGAACAGGAAGCGCTGTTGGCCGGGCTGGGGGCCGCGGTGGGTGAACTGGAGTTGGCCAATATCGGCAGTTCGTTGAAGTTCTGTCTGTTGGCCGAAGGTAGCGCCGATTGCTATCCGCGTCTGGCCCCGACCTCGCAGTGGGATACCGCTGGGGCGCAGGGGGTGGTGGAAGGGGCTGGTGGTGAAGTGATCGGGCTGGATGGCCTGCCGTTCCGGTACCCGGCGCGGGAGTCGTTGCTCAACCCGCATTTCCTGGCGTTGCCGGCAAAAGCTGCTTGGCGCGAAGCCTTCCTGAGCCTGATCTGA
- the nudE gene encoding ADP compounds hydrolase NudE, which yields MRQKPTVLSREIVASSRLFRVEAVQLRFSNGNERTYERLVGRGNGYGAVMIVAMLDAEHAVLVEEYCGGTDEYELSLPKGLIEPGEDVLAAADRELKEEAGFGARQLEHLTELSLSPGYMSQKIQVVLASDLYEERLEGDEPEPMRVDKVNLRELSALAMHPQFTEGRALAALYLARDLLIQRGLLEA from the coding sequence ATGCGCCAGAAACCCACCGTCCTCAGCCGCGAAATCGTCGCCAGCAGCCGCCTGTTTCGCGTCGAAGCCGTGCAATTGCGCTTCAGCAATGGCAACGAGCGCACCTACGAGCGGCTGGTGGGACGGGGCAACGGCTATGGCGCGGTGATGATCGTGGCTATGCTCGACGCCGAGCACGCGGTGCTGGTTGAAGAGTATTGCGGTGGCACTGACGAATACGAGCTGTCGCTGCCCAAGGGCCTGATCGAGCCGGGCGAGGACGTGCTGGCGGCAGCCGACCGGGAGCTCAAGGAGGAAGCCGGTTTTGGCGCACGCCAGCTGGAGCACCTGACCGAGCTGTCGCTGTCGCCGGGCTACATGAGCCAGAAGATTCAGGTGGTGCTGGCCAGCGACCTTTACGAGGAGCGCCTGGAGGGCGATGAGCCGGAGCCAATGCGGGTCGACAAGGTCAACCTGCGTGAACTCTCGGCCCTGGCCATGCACCCGCAGTTTACCGAGGGGCGTGCCCTGGCGGCGCTGTACCTGGCGCGTGACCTGCTGATTCAGCGGGGGTTGCTGGAAGCATGA
- a CDS encoding YiiD C-terminal domain-containing protein → MNTDSQYLQSVLHGDIPLTREMGLEVLDWQQHTLRLQLPLAANVNHKSTMFGGSLYCAAVLVGWGWLHLRLRESGIDDGHIVIQEGQISYPLPVTGAAVARCAAPDEKTWERFLALYQRRGRARLTLETTVSNAGSDEPAVTFSGQYVLHR, encoded by the coding sequence ATGAACACCGATAGCCAGTACCTGCAGTCCGTCCTGCACGGCGACATCCCCCTGACCCGCGAAATGGGCCTGGAAGTGCTCGATTGGCAGCAGCACACCCTGCGCCTGCAATTGCCGCTGGCGGCCAACGTCAACCACAAGAGCACCATGTTCGGCGGCAGCCTTTACTGCGCCGCAGTGCTGGTGGGTTGGGGCTGGCTGCACCTGCGCCTGCGCGAGTCGGGGATCGATGACGGGCATATCGTCATCCAGGAAGGGCAGATCAGTTATCCGCTGCCGGTTACCGGAGCGGCGGTGGCGCGCTGCGCGGCGCCGGATGAGAAGACCTGGGAGCGGTTCCTGGCCCTGTACCAGCGCCGTGGGCGGGCGCGACTGACGCTGGAGACCACGGTGAGCAATGCCGGTAGTGACGAACCTGCTGTTACCTTCAGCGGCCAGTACGTACTGCACCGCTGA
- a CDS encoding sigma-54 dependent transcriptional regulator yields the protein MTTETLIDSRAQVILVDDDPHLRQALSQTLDLAGLKVVALADAQGLAERIEADWPGVVVSDIRMPGIDGLQLLEQLHGRDNELPVLLITGHGDVPLAVQAMRAGAYDFLEKPFASDALLDSVRRALALRRLVLENRSLRLALSDRQQLATRLVGQSPSMQRLREQIGALAGTRADVLILGETGAGKEVVARALHDLSSRRDGPFVAINAGALAESVVESELFGHEPGAFTGAQKRRIGKFEFANGGTLFLDEIESMSLDVQVKLLRMLQERVVERLGGNQLIPLDIRIIAATKEDLRQSADQGRFRADLYYRLNVAPLRIPPLRERGDDILVLFQHFADAASQRHGLPPHALQPAQRALLLRHDWPGNVRELQNAAERFALGLELALDGQAPPAAMPAVPMPSGNLSEQVEQFERSLIAAELAQPHSSMRSLAEALGIPRKTLHDKLRKHGLSFDGGSGGHDDQEDNRQ from the coding sequence GACCCTGGACCTGGCCGGGCTCAAGGTGGTCGCCCTGGCCGATGCCCAGGGCCTGGCCGAGCGCATCGAGGCCGACTGGCCTGGCGTGGTGGTAAGCGACATCCGCATGCCGGGTATCGATGGCCTGCAGCTGCTGGAACAACTGCACGGCCGTGACAACGAGCTGCCGGTGCTGCTGATCACCGGCCACGGCGATGTGCCGCTGGCGGTGCAGGCGATGCGCGCGGGCGCCTATGACTTCCTGGAAAAACCCTTCGCCAGCGATGCCCTGCTCGACAGCGTACGCCGTGCCCTGGCCCTGCGCCGCCTGGTACTGGAAAACCGCAGCTTGCGCCTGGCCCTGAGCGACCGCCAACAACTGGCTACCCGCCTGGTGGGCCAGTCGCCGTCCATGCAGCGCCTGCGCGAGCAGATTGGTGCCTTGGCCGGCACCCGCGCCGATGTACTGATTCTGGGTGAGACCGGTGCCGGCAAAGAGGTGGTGGCCCGCGCCCTGCACGACCTGTCCAGCCGCCGCGACGGGCCATTCGTGGCGATCAACGCCGGCGCACTGGCCGAATCGGTGGTCGAAAGCGAGCTGTTCGGGCATGAGCCCGGTGCGTTCACCGGTGCGCAGAAACGCCGCATCGGCAAGTTCGAGTTCGCCAACGGCGGCACGCTGTTCCTCGACGAAATCGAGAGCATGAGCCTGGATGTGCAGGTGAAACTGCTGCGCATGTTGCAGGAACGGGTAGTCGAGCGCCTGGGTGGCAACCAGCTGATCCCGCTGGACATCCGCATCATCGCCGCGACCAAGGAGGACCTGCGCCAGTCCGCCGACCAGGGGCGTTTCCGTGCCGACCTGTATTACCGCCTGAACGTGGCGCCGCTGCGTATTCCACCGCTGCGCGAACGCGGCGATGACATCCTGGTGCTTTTCCAGCACTTCGCCGACGCCGCCAGCCAGCGCCATGGGTTGCCGCCACACGCCCTGCAGCCGGCCCAGCGCGCCCTGCTGCTGCGTCACGACTGGCCCGGTAACGTACGCGAGCTGCAGAACGCCGCCGAGCGCTTCGCCCTTGGCCTGGAACTGGCCCTGGACGGCCAGGCGCCGCCCGCGGCGATGCCTGCGGTACCGATGCCGAGCGGCAACCTCAGCGAACAGGTCGAACAGTTCGAACGCTCGCTGATTGCGGCCGAACTGGCCCAGCCACACAGCTCCATGCGCAGCCTGGCCGAAGCGCTGGGCATCCCCCGCAAGACCCTGCACGACAAGCTACGCAAGCATGGCTTGAGCTTCGATGGTGGTAGCGGCGGGCATGACGATCAAGAGGACAACCGTCAATGA
- the lysM gene encoding peptidoglycan-binding protein LysM, protein MSLFSFVKEAGEKLIDLLTPGNANAEEQLKKHVESVGLGNPNITATVEGDTIILKGEVASQEEKEKIILAAGNVAGVASVDDQITVTGPVAQAARFVTVEKGDTLSAISKKVYGDPNKYQKIFEANKPMLKHPDKIYPGQVLRIPD, encoded by the coding sequence ATGAGCTTGTTCAGTTTCGTCAAGGAAGCGGGCGAGAAGTTGATCGACCTGCTTACCCCCGGCAACGCCAATGCCGAAGAGCAGCTGAAGAAACACGTGGAAAGTGTCGGCCTGGGCAACCCGAATATCACCGCCACTGTAGAGGGCGACACGATCATCCTCAAGGGTGAGGTGGCCAGCCAGGAGGAAAAGGAGAAGATCATCCTGGCGGCGGGCAACGTCGCTGGCGTGGCCAGTGTCGATGACCAGATCACCGTGACCGGCCCGGTGGCCCAGGCTGCGCGGTTCGTGACGGTGGAGAAGGGCGACACGCTAAGTGCCATTTCGAAGAAGGTGTACGGCGACCCCAACAAGTACCAGAAAATCTTCGAGGCCAACAAGCCGATGCTCAAGCACCCGGACAAGATCTATCCGGGGCAGGTGTTGCGTATTCCTGATTGA